Genomic window (Streptomyces sp. LX-29):
CCGGTGATCAGTGAGGCTGGCTTGGCCGGAGCGGCAGGGGCCGGGAAGTCGTCGCCGAAGATCTTCTGCCACAGCCGCAGCGCGTTGTCGGTGTCTCCCTCGGCAGCAGCAACGCAGGCCCGCTCCGCGAGGTCTGCTGCGTCGGCGAAGGCATCGGACAGACCTGCATGGTCCAGGTCCGGCTGGATCTGACCACACAGCCCCGCCGGGTCCCACACGCCCTCGTGGACGCGGACCGCAGCGGCGGTGAAGAACGTCTTCAGTGCCTGGGAGCGGTTGCCGGACCTGGGCATGCAGTTGAGGGCGAGGACCTCCATGACGAGAGACTTGATGCCTCCCTGGACCGGGGCGGTGAGCCGCCACTGTTTGAGGACCCTGACCAGAGGCCGGAAGTGCGGCCAGTCCCGCTGGTGATCGGCGACTTGGCCGATGAGGTATTCCGGGTTGGCCGGCACCCACCGGGTGTTCAGCTTTTCGGGGATGAGCAGCGAGCCGTCCTCCTGGCGCAGGGCGGCCATGACGTCGACGGTGAAGGCCTCCGGGTCCTCGGGGTCGTCCAGGAAGCACTTGACTGCGTGATTGCGCACGAGAGTGTGCCGAACCTCGTTGGCGTGGGTGCCGTTGGTCTGGCTCAGCAGCCGGTTGACCTGGGTGCGGACGTACTCGAGAGCGTCCTGGGCGCTCGGGCCGTCGTTCCCCCACTCGGGGTGCTCGTCGGGGTCGTAGACGATCACGACATCGACGTCGTGGATGGGCTTGAGCTGCGTGCTGCGGCTCAGAGAACCCGAGCCGAACGTCTCCACGACGTCCGGCTCGCTCAACAGCGCGGTTTTGAACAGGTCCCTGCGCTCGCGGGCCAGTCTGGTTTTGCCTATGTCTTCGTTGACGGTCTTCTGGAACGCGTCGAATGCGTCGTCGATCCCCATGCGGTGTGCCTCCTCGGGCGCGTCGTCCAGCCCGGGTGCACGCCGCGGCCGCCGACCCGGGCTGGGGCGCGGCGGCCACAAACAGGCATCTATGGCTGCTCGTTCACCACAGTAAGACCCACCACTGACAAACCCTCCTGCATCAGGACTAGTTGATCATTTACGGCAGCGGCCATCCGCATCGGAGCCGCGTGCTTGATGCAGGTCAGAGAGACCGTCTGAGCTGCTGCCTCGCATCGAGGACCCGCCGGGCCGGGCCCAGGACCGATGCAAACCTCGGCTAACGGCAGGGGGACGAGACAGCCGGCCAGGGAAGACACACTCCTCGCATCTCCGGCGGGCATACCCCGAAGGGACAGCCCGGGGAGCGGGCTCAGCGTCTGGGCGGGACCGCTGCGGTGGTGGGGCTGTTGTTCTTCCACGGCCCGCTGCCGGTCGCCGTCGCGCTGGGCTGGCTCACGGCCCGCGACCGCCTCGCCCGGCTCCACCATGACATGCGCTTGGCACGCGGCACCACGACGCCTCCGGCGGCGGGACCGTAGGGGCTTAGCGAGCCCTCATGCGTCGATGACGAAGGCCTTCTCATATACCTGCTGTGCGTTGACGTCCTCGTACACGGTGGTGGGGCGCAGCCGGTTCCACCGGTTGCCCAGCAGCAGGGCCAGGCCCATGGGGCCGGCCTGGAAGAGGTGGATCGCGGGATGTGCGCGGCAGGCACGGCGCAGCAGGTCCCGGATACCGATGGCCAACGCGCTGGCCATCGCGGCATCCGGGATGGAGTTGTCCTTCGCCCCTCCGGGCGGGCGCAAGACCAGCAGCCGGGAGACGGGCACCCGATGCTCGCGCAAAAAGTCCAGCACGTCCTGCGTGGGGTCCGTGGCGACCGCGACGGCCACGGCGAGATCCGTTCCAAGGTCAAGGGTGTGCTCATCGACGGCTGGCGTCAGCGGAGAGTCGTACGCTGCGGTGGATGACCACAGCTGTTCACGCTGAGCCACGGCAAGGTCGGAGCCGGCCACCATGCGGAAGGCGGCACCGACCACGAAAGCGGGTGCCAGACGCAGGCTGCCGGTGACAGCGACCGTGGTGGTGCCCGGCGGCATCCGGTACGGCGCGGCCTCAATGTCCGCCTGCAACTGCGCCCAGGTGGCCGGGGCCAGCGGACGCCGCTTCACATACGGTGAGGCTCCCTCGAAGCGATCCACCCAGTCCAATGCGTAATCGGCGTCCTCCGCCATGGGATCCGGCTTCAGGGTGGCGATGGACAGCACCGGACGCGATGAGCCGGCTTCCAGGCCCAGGGCCCGGATCGCCTCCCTGATATCCGCCAGGGACAGGCGGCGCTGCCCGTCGGCGACTTGACGGGCCACCCAGTCCGCGCCGGAGTGCATGGCCTCCTCGCTGAACCGCAGCCCTGCGGCGAACATCAGCATCTGCAAGTGCTCATGCAGGTGCATCACGTCTCGTGCCAGGTCGAAGCGCAGCACCTTCAGCAAGTCCAGCAGCCTGTCCTCACTCAGCCCGGCACCGTCGGCCCAACGCCTGTGTGCCTGACCCTTCTTGGAGCCCGTGCCCTGCTGCGCCGCCTTCGGAACCAGAAGCTGAGTGCGGGAGTCCCTCAGCGAGATCAGCGGGTCTTCCGCATCCGGGGACCGGTTGCTCAGCAACGCGAGATCGACCGGAGTGCCGCCCTCGGTGAGCTTCTCCCAGGCTTGCGCCATCTTCCGCAGGATCGACGGGCCGCCGCGATCGCTGAGCTTGAGCAGGTAGTCACCGTTGACCGGGGTAGAGCTGTCCGCGGCGTACTTGACCTGCATGTAGGTGTGCGGCGGCACCTGCCGGTACAAGACGACATCGTCCAAGTTCCCCGCGTCGTCGACCTCGACGCCCACCGCCACCACCGGGTTGGACGCACGCAGCGCCGCATCCCGGACAGCGGCGACACACCCCTGCCACGCAGCCAGCCACTGATAGCGGTCACCAGCAATACGGACACCCGTCGAGCTCGGGGCAGGCAGGTCTCGCACTGAAACGATCTCCCAGGCGTCGGGCCGCCGCGCTTACGGCCATCGGCATGCTCAGCCGAGCATCGCCGCAAGCAAGGCCAAGTGGGAAGCCCTCGCACCCACCGGCAGTCGGGCGGGGCCACAGACTCTCGCCCGCCCACCGGCATACCGCCCAGGACCCCGAAAGCCTTCTCGGTCGCTGCTTCATACCGCGTCCGAGAGCAGTTGATGTGTGTCCGGATCAAGTCGCGGCGTGCCAGGTCAGAGGACCTCGAATCAGAGAAGCAGCAGGTCAGACGTTTCAGAGAGTCGTCCGGCCCTAGTCGAGATCCTGCAGGCCAGAGGCTCTCAAGTCGTCGACGCAGGCCTCACCTCTGGCTGGTCGTGACAGCCCTGCGCAAGCAGAG
Coding sequences:
- a CDS encoding SAVED domain-containing protein yields the protein MRDLPAPSSTGVRIAGDRYQWLAAWQGCVAAVRDAALRASNPVVAVGVEVDDAGNLDDVVLYRQVPPHTYMQVKYAADSSTPVNGDYLLKLSDRGGPSILRKMAQAWEKLTEGGTPVDLALLSNRSPDAEDPLISLRDSRTQLLVPKAAQQGTGSKKGQAHRRWADGAGLSEDRLLDLLKVLRFDLARDVMHLHEHLQMLMFAAGLRFSEEAMHSGADWVARQVADGQRRLSLADIREAIRALGLEAGSSRPVLSIATLKPDPMAEDADYALDWVDRFEGASPYVKRRPLAPATWAQLQADIEAAPYRMPPGTTTVAVTGSLRLAPAFVVGAAFRMVAGSDLAVAQREQLWSSTAAYDSPLTPAVDEHTLDLGTDLAVAVAVATDPTQDVLDFLREHRVPVSRLLVLRPPGGAKDNSIPDAAMASALAIGIRDLLRRACRAHPAIHLFQAGPMGLALLLGNRWNRLRPTTVYEDVNAQQVYEKAFVIDA